A stretch of Leishmania braziliensis MHOM/BR/75/M2904 complete genome, chromosome 11 DNA encodes these proteins:
- a CDS encoding putative zinc finger domain protein, with amino-acid sequence MMEDYDGKTDRECLDSTVATLSPPAGNGGSLQPSPMQSSPPQCGPAVLTPASAAAEVAYASGVIGLPSHAPNSTAAQACSAGLTHASMTHTGGQALSSIPASGPEKPISNLGEYGKGPVWPLIAAAASSESFPETLDIFSPASAREANFEVAKQSWRRGGGNHLPFQTSVAVPAGVDVGEGNMSRLPCVNLGPTDADRPIAEEMEVAEKHRYSDERDDAFPMAGSYLDVGAEHIHGGDLHCGMEGAGEAWESDDRVEDDPKISRSAEPCCSLCVDVRKDPDIWRRSQPRRHAFERPLHSMQVMAFVFELLLIGLFWSSVFAGYILLYTQDNQDCMAELVTFALLVLAGTIWLYGSLILISFRDCADRSNTGELCVFCRRCTRLSSKHCKACNKCVEGFDHHCKWLNMCVGDKNYQLFFSFVSAAVCVSLAGFAGGMTYLAKWWHVLAKNHNAYFRVGPIVMCVLIAIGVGPMIHLLLFHTYLCIIGKTTYQHIVDKRERVVQFPSGETEGRTRRKRRRLCCC; translated from the coding sequence ATGATGGAGGACTACGACGGCAAGACAGATCGAGAGTGCCTCGACAGTACGGTAGCCACACTGAGTCCGCCGGCCGGCAACGGCGGTTCCCTCCAACCGAGCCCGATGCAGTCGTCTCCGCCTCAATGTGGCCCAGCTGTTCTCACccctgccagcgccgctgcggaggtggcgtACGCTTCGGGGGTAATAGGGCTGCCGTCCCACGCGCCCAACAGTACTGCTGCGCAGGCTTGCAGCGCAGGGCTAACCCACGCCTCTATGACGCATACCGGAGGTCAGGCCCTCAGTTCCATCCCTGCGTCAGGCCCTGAGAAGCCGATCTCTAATCTTGGTGAGTACGGCAAGGGACCTGTGTGGCCGCTaatcgccgctgcagcgtcatCGGAGTCGTTTCCTGAAACATTGGACATTTTTAGCCCCGCATCCGCGCGGGAGGCAAATTTCGAGGTAGCGAAACAGTCGTGGAGGCGTGGGGGTGGCAACCATCTTCCCTTCCAGACTTCTGTAGCTGTACCAGCTGGCGTAGACGTCGGCGAGGGCAACATGTCTCGCCTGCCGTGCGTGAATCTGGGCCCCACCGATGCGGATCGCCCCATCGCGGAGGAAATGGAagtggcagagaagcaccGGTACAGTGACGAGCGTGATGACGCCTTTCCCATGGCAGGCAGTTATTTGGATGTTGGTGCTGAGCACATACATGGAGGCGATCTGCATTGCGGCATGGAAGGCGCTGGTGAGGCTTGGGAGAGCGACGACCGGGTCGAGGACGACCCCAAGATTTCTCGCTCAGCGGAGCCCTGCTGCTCACTGTGCGTGGATGTTAGAAAAGACCCTGACATTTGGCGTCGCAGTCAACCACGTCGCCACGCGTTCGAGCGCCCGCTGCACTCAATGCAGGTTATGGCGTTTGTCtttgagctgctgctgattgGCCTTTTCTGGTCGAGCGTCTTCGCGGGGTACATCTTGCTCTACACCCAGGACAATCAGGACTGCATGGCTGAGCTGGTCACCTTTGCTCTCCTCGTGCTTGCCGGGACGATATGGCTCTACGGGTCCCTCATATTGATCTCCTTCAGGGACTGTGCAGACCGCAGCAACACGGGTGAGCTCTGCGTGTTCTGCCGGCGCTGCACGCGCTTGAGCTCGAAGCACTGCAAGGCGTGTAACAAGTGTGTGGAGGGATTCGACCACCACTGCAAGTGGCTGAACATGTGTGTCGGCGACAAGAACTACCaactcttcttctcttttgtctCCGCTGCCGTCTGCGTGAGTCTGGCGGGCTTTGCGGGCGGTATGACGTACTTAGCGAAGTGGTGGCATGTGCTGGCGAAGAATCACAACGCGTACTTCCGCGTGGGCCCGATTGTAATGTGCGTGCTGATCGCCATAGGCGTTGGGCCGATGATTCACCTGCTCCTCTTTCACACTTACCTCTGCATTATTGGCAAGACGACGTACCAACACATTGTTGACAAGCGGGAGCGTGTCGTGCAGTTCCCCAGTGGCGAAACCGAGGGGCGGACTCGCAGGAAGCGACGGCGATTGTGCTGTTGTTGA